In one window of Insulibacter thermoxylanivorax DNA:
- a CDS encoding ThuA domain-containing protein — MTIRIRAVLGDYYHPAEWAEQALQAAVNLLNERRRSSGESAGFDLQTVSYESLAETISDHPELLVIFKEQRVNPEAEDPGEWMHADLQENIVRYVEAGGALLAWHAGLAYQSDGAYRRMLRGWFLHHPEQKTVTYRPAEGDHPLSRTEGFAFKDEHYFVHCEEAETNVFLTSESEDGRSIAGWSHEYGQGRVCCLTPTHTLEGLQDEGFLKLLADCLDYCLS, encoded by the coding sequence ATGACCATTCGAATCCGTGCTGTACTGGGCGATTACTACCACCCGGCCGAATGGGCGGAACAAGCTTTGCAAGCGGCGGTGAATCTGCTGAATGAGCGGCGGCGTTCTTCCGGTGAATCGGCAGGGTTTGATTTGCAAACGGTCTCTTATGAATCCCTTGCGGAAACGATAAGCGATCATCCCGAATTGCTCGTCATCTTCAAGGAGCAGCGGGTGAATCCGGAAGCGGAAGATCCCGGTGAGTGGATGCACGCTGATCTGCAGGAGAACATCGTCCGTTATGTGGAGGCAGGAGGAGCATTGCTGGCCTGGCATGCCGGTCTGGCGTATCAGAGCGACGGCGCTTACCGCCGCATGCTGCGCGGATGGTTCCTGCATCATCCTGAGCAGAAGACGGTCACCTACCGCCCGGCGGAGGGCGATCATCCGCTCAGCCGGACAGAGGGGTTCGCCTTCAAGGATGAGCATTATTTCGTACACTGCGAGGAAGCAGAGACGAATGTTTTCCTCACCTCCGAGTCGGAGGACGGCCGTTCCATCGCCGGCTGGTCCCACGAATACGGACAGGGACGCGTCTGCTGCTTGACTCCGACCCATACTCTGGAGGGGTTGCAGGATGAGGGATTCTTAAAGCTGTTGGCGGATTGTTTGGATTATTGCTTGTCATAA
- the ilvD gene encoding dihydroxy-acid dehydratase, protein MAPRKMRSDMIKKGFDRAPHRSLLRAAGVKEEDFDKPFIAVCNSYIDIVPGHVHLQEFGELVKEAIREAGGVPFEFNTIGVDDGIAMGHIGMRYSLPSREIIADSLETVVNAHWFDGLVCIPNCDKITPGMMMGALRVNIPTIFVSGGPMKAGRTKDGRAISLTSVFEGVGAYQSGIIDDNTLRELEMYGCPTCGSCSGMFTANSMNCLAEALGLALPGNGTILAVDPARKEFVKESARQLMKLIEMDLKPRDIVTIEAIDNAFALDMAMGGSTNTVLHTLAIAHEAGIEYPLERINEVASRVPHLAKIAPASDYHIEDVHRAGGVSAILNELLKKEGALHGECITVTGKTLRENVEGCEIQDTDVIRTLDNPHSEQGGLAVLFGNLAPNGSIVKVGAVDPSVGGYHKGPAICFDSQEEALEGIANGKVKEGHVVVIRYEGPKGGPGMPEMLAPTSQIVGMGLGTKVGLITDGRFSGASRGISIGHISPEAAEGGPIAFVEDGDIIEIDMNNRSITLMVDDAELERRKANWKGFEPKVKTGYLARYSKLVTSASTGGVMKID, encoded by the coding sequence ATGGCTCCTAGAAAGATGCGCTCTGATATGATCAAAAAAGGCTTCGACCGCGCACCTCACCGCAGTTTGCTCCGTGCCGCGGGGGTCAAAGAAGAAGATTTCGATAAACCATTCATCGCTGTCTGCAACTCCTACATCGATATCGTCCCCGGGCATGTGCATCTGCAAGAGTTTGGTGAACTCGTGAAAGAAGCGATCCGCGAAGCCGGCGGCGTTCCCTTCGAGTTCAATACGATTGGCGTCGATGACGGCATCGCGATGGGCCATATCGGCATGCGTTATTCCCTGCCAAGCCGCGAGATCATCGCTGACTCGCTGGAAACCGTCGTCAACGCGCACTGGTTCGACGGCCTCGTCTGCATCCCGAACTGCGATAAGATCACGCCGGGGATGATGATGGGCGCCCTGCGCGTCAATATCCCGACCATCTTCGTCAGCGGCGGCCCGATGAAGGCCGGCAGAACGAAGGACGGCCGCGCCATCTCCCTGACCTCCGTCTTCGAAGGAGTGGGCGCATATCAATCCGGCATCATCGATGACAATACGCTGCGCGAACTCGAGATGTACGGCTGCCCGACCTGCGGTTCCTGCTCCGGCATGTTCACGGCTAACTCGATGAACTGCTTGGCGGAAGCCCTGGGACTTGCTCTGCCGGGCAACGGCACGATCCTCGCTGTTGATCCAGCGCGCAAGGAATTCGTGAAGGAATCGGCGAGACAGTTGATGAAGCTGATCGAGATGGATCTCAAGCCGCGGGATATCGTGACTATCGAAGCGATCGACAATGCCTTTGCCCTCGATATGGCGATGGGCGGTTCGACGAACACCGTCTTGCATACGCTGGCGATCGCCCATGAAGCCGGCATCGAATATCCCCTCGAGCGGATCAATGAAGTCGCATCGCGCGTTCCGCATCTGGCGAAGATCGCACCGGCTTCCGATTATCACATCGAAGACGTGCACAGAGCCGGCGGCGTAAGCGCGATCCTGAACGAACTGCTGAAGAAAGAAGGCGCGCTGCACGGCGAATGCATCACCGTCACCGGCAAGACGCTCCGCGAGAATGTCGAAGGCTGCGAGATCCAGGATACAGATGTCATCCGCACTCTGGACAATCCTCATTCCGAGCAGGGCGGATTGGCCGTGTTGTTCGGCAACTTGGCGCCGAACGGCAGCATCGTCAAGGTCGGGGCTGTAGATCCTTCGGTCGGCGGCTACCACAAGGGCCCGGCGATCTGCTTCGATTCGCAGGAAGAGGCGCTGGAAGGCATCGCAAACGGCAAAGTGAAAGAAGGCCACGTCGTCGTTATCCGCTATGAAGGTCCGAAGGGAGGACCGGGCATGCCCGAGATGCTCGCTCCGACATCGCAGATCGTCGGTATGGGGCTGGGCACGAAGGTTGGTCTGATCACCGACGGCCGCTTCTCCGGTGCATCCCGCGGCATCAGCATCGGCCACATCTCGCCGGAAGCTGCTGAAGGCGGACCGATCGCATTCGTAGAGGACGGCGATATCATCGAGATCGACATGAACAATCGGTCGATCACCCTCATGGTCGACGATGCGGAGTTAGAACGCCGCAAGGCTAACTGGAAAGGCTTCGAGCCGAAGGTGAAGACCGGATATCTCGCCCGCTATTCGAAACTGGTCACATCGGCCAGCACCGGCGGCGTGATGAAGATCGACTGA
- a CDS encoding aminotransferase class I/II-fold pyridoxal phosphate-dependent enzyme, which yields MNPQAMKLNETLRKEAPPVYDMLSELGRQIYFPKEGILNQSAEAGKKAKKYNATIGIATEKGKPMYLQVIQDTLSAYDPKDLYSYAPPAGKPELREVWKNKMLEENPSLVNKTISNPIVTNALTHGLSIVADLFVDAGDAVIYPDKNWENYELTFAIRRNAKLVHFPLYDDQGLFNAAGLKEAILAQKERGKAIVVLNFPNNPTGYTPNQQDAEAIVAAVRAGAEAGIKVVVVTDDAYFGLFFEDSLHESLFPQLCELHDHVLAIKIDGATKEEYVWGFRVGFITYSYPNEAVLNVLEQKTLGIIRATISSSPHPSQTFVLRALTSPQFKEQKAEKYAIMKGRANKVKDLLDSGRFDDAWEYYPFNSGYFMCLKLKTVNAEQLRVHLLDTYGIGTIALGDSDLRIAFSCIEEEDIEDLFLTIYQGVKDLEGATTA from the coding sequence ATGAATCCTCAAGCGATGAAGTTAAATGAAACCTTACGCAAAGAGGCTCCCCCCGTCTATGACATGCTGTCGGAGTTGGGGAGACAGATCTATTTTCCGAAGGAAGGCATCTTGAACCAATCTGCCGAAGCCGGCAAGAAGGCCAAGAAGTACAACGCCACCATCGGCATCGCTACCGAGAAGGGCAAACCGATGTACCTTCAAGTCATCCAAGATACGCTTTCTGCTTATGATCCGAAGGACTTGTACAGCTACGCTCCGCCAGCCGGCAAACCGGAACTGCGCGAAGTATGGAAGAATAAGATGCTGGAAGAAAACCCGTCCCTTGTGAACAAGACGATCAGCAACCCGATCGTGACCAATGCGCTGACCCATGGTCTCAGCATCGTCGCTGATCTCTTCGTCGATGCCGGGGACGCGGTGATCTATCCGGATAAGAACTGGGAGAACTATGAGCTGACTTTTGCCATTCGGCGCAATGCCAAACTCGTCCATTTTCCGCTGTATGATGATCAAGGGTTATTTAACGCTGCCGGACTTAAGGAAGCGATCCTCGCTCAGAAGGAGCGCGGCAAAGCCATCGTCGTCTTGAACTTCCCTAACAATCCGACGGGCTATACGCCTAACCAGCAGGATGCGGAAGCGATCGTAGCGGCTGTTCGCGCCGGGGCAGAAGCAGGGATCAAAGTCGTTGTCGTCACCGACGATGCATATTTCGGTCTCTTCTTTGAGGACTCCCTCCATGAATCGCTCTTCCCGCAGCTGTGCGAACTGCATGACCATGTGCTGGCGATCAAGATCGACGGCGCGACCAAAGAAGAATATGTCTGGGGGTTCCGTGTCGGATTCATCACCTATTCGTATCCGAATGAAGCTGTCCTGAATGTTCTTGAACAGAAGACCCTCGGCATCATCCGCGCGACGATCTCCAGCAGTCCGCATCCATCGCAAACCTTCGTGCTTAGAGCACTGACTTCACCGCAGTTCAAAGAGCAGAAGGCTGAGAAGTATGCGATCATGAAGGGCCGTGCCAACAAGGTGAAGGATCTCTTGGACAGCGGGCGTTTCGACGATGCCTGGGAGTATTATCCCTTCAATTCCGGCTACTTCATGTGCCTGAAGCTGAAGACCGTAAATGCCGAGCAGCTGCGCGTCCATCTCCTGGACACCTACGGCATCGGTACGATTGCCCTTGGCGATTCGGATCTGCGCATCGCGTTCTCCTGCATCGAAGAAGAGGATATCGAAGACCTCTTCCTCACGATCTATCAAGGCGTAAAAGATCTGGAAGGCGCAACGACGGCCTAG
- a CDS encoding SDR family oxidoreductase translates to MLILITGANRGLGLALAKTALERGHTVLAGVRSLERADRLRELQAVSSDQIVLLQLDVQDEESIRQAAAKIEQDYGKLDVIINNAAILIGRDSKLEELDIGLVEESMDVNLYGPMRVVKHMLPLVHKNGKGCILNISSEAGSFHNAYGGDYPYALSKAALNYFTQQLHKDLSSKGIRALAVHPGWMRTDMGGSSAHLDPMETAAALLDLLESKKEAETEPFAFVDYTGRAFPI, encoded by the coding sequence ATGCTTATACTCATCACAGGTGCGAATCGGGGCTTAGGTTTGGCACTTGCGAAGACGGCTTTGGAACGGGGACATACCGTACTAGCAGGAGTGCGCTCACTCGAGCGGGCGGATCGTTTGCGTGAATTGCAAGCGGTCTCATCGGATCAGATCGTCCTTCTGCAACTGGATGTACAGGACGAGGAAAGCATCCGCCAGGCTGCAGCGAAGATCGAACAAGATTACGGGAAGCTCGATGTCATCATCAACAATGCTGCCATCTTGATCGGCCGCGACAGCAAGCTCGAGGAGCTTGATATCGGCTTGGTGGAAGAATCGATGGATGTCAATCTCTATGGTCCGATGCGAGTTGTGAAACATATGCTGCCGTTGGTCCATAAGAATGGCAAGGGCTGCATCCTGAACATCAGCTCCGAAGCGGGCAGCTTCCATAATGCGTACGGCGGGGACTACCCTTATGCGCTCTCGAAGGCAGCGCTGAATTACTTCACTCAGCAGCTGCACAAGGATCTCTCGTCTAAGGGGATCCGTGCTCTCGCCGTGCATCCCGGGTGGATGCGCACGGATATGGGCGGCAGCTCGGCTCATCTCGATCCGATGGAGACGGCGGCAGCTTTGCTGGATCTGCTCGAGAGCAAGAAGGAAGCGGAGACGGAACCCTTCGCCTTCGTGGATTATACGGGCAGGGCTTTCCCGATCTGA
- a CDS encoding YheC/YheD family endospore coat-associated protein encodes MPAEEHPMIGVLLNGRTLRGIRRGSTQHEALQLYEHAAARLGCRICYFRLRDISLRRRQVKAIIPDGPVGRYVTRMIPIPSVIHNRAIHLTRRAQARLGRLHHLRYYIYNRHTRYSKWFIHQLLSKHPDIVPHLPETRQATPTAIHQMMERYDTLIIKPSNGSIGRGIMKLFKDGGRWHLQYRTAGMERTLRTRRGKRSKRRIRTRRWAVISFRSKLPAALKRLIRQRRFLVQQHIPLACYMERPFDLRVSVQKGDSGSWQVTGIVGKAAPAKLFLTNVAQGGTVYTLEHLLAANPSLHPERVRAEVERLALLIADHLDRHLPNLADLGLDIGITQLGFPMFIECNCRDLRYSFLEGGLWEEWAAVYYQPISYGQRIWLDRQVTSGTAN; translated from the coding sequence GTGCCCGCTGAGGAACATCCCATGATCGGCGTCCTGCTGAACGGCCGCACACTGCGCGGCATCCGGCGGGGATCCACGCAGCACGAAGCGCTCCAGCTCTATGAGCATGCCGCAGCACGGCTTGGCTGCCGCATCTGTTATTTTCGACTGCGCGATATCTCTCTGCGCCGGCGGCAGGTCAAGGCGATCATCCCGGACGGACCCGTCGGCCGTTATGTGACCCGCATGATCCCGATTCCCTCTGTGATTCATAACCGCGCGATCCATCTCACCCGCCGGGCGCAGGCGAGGCTCGGCCGCCTGCATCACCTTAGATACTATATCTATAACCGCCACACCCGCTACAGCAAATGGTTCATCCACCAGCTGCTCAGCAAGCATCCGGACATCGTTCCCCATCTGCCGGAGACTCGGCAAGCCACGCCGACAGCCATTCATCAGATGATGGAACGTTACGACACCCTGATCATCAAGCCGAGCAACGGCAGCATCGGCCGCGGCATCATGAAATTATTCAAAGACGGCGGGCGCTGGCACCTGCAGTATCGGACCGCCGGCATGGAGCGCACGCTGCGCACCCGGCGCGGCAAACGCAGCAAACGACGCATCCGCACCCGCCGCTGGGCAGTGATCTCCTTCCGCAGTAAACTTCCGGCGGCCCTAAAGCGGCTCATCCGTCAGCGCCGCTTTCTCGTCCAGCAGCATATCCCGCTTGCCTGCTATATGGAGCGCCCTTTCGATCTGCGCGTATCGGTGCAGAAGGGAGACAGCGGCAGCTGGCAGGTAACCGGAATCGTCGGCAAAGCCGCACCCGCCAAGCTGTTCCTGACAAATGTGGCACAGGGAGGAACCGTATATACGTTAGAGCACCTGCTGGCTGCCAACCCCTCGCTTCATCCCGAGCGGGTTCGCGCAGAGGTCGAACGGCTCGCCCTCCTCATCGCTGACCACCTCGACCGACATCTTCCGAATCTTGCGGATCTTGGGCTGGATATCGGCATTACACAGCTAGGTTTCCCGATGTTCATCGAATGCAACTGCCGCGATTTGCGATATAGCTTTCTAGAAGGGGGCCTATGGGAGGAATGGGCAGCGGTCTATTATCAACCGATCAGCTATGGTCAGCGCATCTGGCTGGATCGGCAAGTAACCAGCGGCACGGCGAACTAA
- a CDS encoding S-layer homology domain-containing protein → MKRSMRRLTIFLLVLAMLFAGATPAFAAKGHGKGPGKGHDKNHQYFELEVKGKGNFGNGGKITFILEFEDVNREAAWARKHIASLAAKKVFEGYTDGTFQPNKSVSRIEAIAAVVRLLGLKEEAENPSKKREAIWFDDEKQIRKNHDWAVGYVVVAQEAGLFDPKEGKLHPNKAADRLWVTELLIRALDLEDEAYANRNAELNFKDSRAIPKDKVGVVKVAVDRGIITGYSDRTFRPNQAVKRAELAAMLERAEALLEDEEDDTDASGVIEEINNLTLVLRKNGQLQAYALDPQTFVFREGEKGTIYDLKVGDTVFVRTYNNLVIFIEVVKPAKDEVKPFTATGYFHSLAFNENGRIASITITETLNSSRQVKYDVAEDVVIEGNVNELKQGRLIHLSGENQVVKKITIGDFGFQLQGELEYLLLNSNGQLATIAIRHEVNGKEQVSIYSVSPDVRITGNLNAIVEGQKITVYGTQQVVTEIKIG, encoded by the coding sequence ATGAAACGAAGCATGAGACGCTTGACGATCTTCTTATTGGTGCTGGCGATGTTGTTTGCCGGCGCAACTCCGGCCTTTGCTGCCAAGGGACACGGCAAGGGTCCCGGCAAAGGGCATGACAAAAACCATCAATATTTCGAACTGGAAGTGAAAGGAAAGGGGAATTTCGGGAACGGAGGCAAGATTACCTTCATCCTGGAATTCGAAGATGTCAACAGGGAAGCTGCTTGGGCGAGAAAACACATCGCGAGCCTGGCGGCCAAGAAAGTATTCGAAGGATACACGGACGGCACGTTCCAGCCGAATAAGTCCGTTTCCCGCATCGAGGCTATTGCTGCCGTTGTGAGATTGCTGGGACTCAAAGAGGAAGCTGAGAATCCAAGCAAGAAGAGGGAAGCGATCTGGTTCGATGATGAGAAGCAGATCCGCAAAAACCATGATTGGGCCGTAGGTTATGTTGTCGTGGCACAGGAAGCCGGCTTGTTCGATCCGAAGGAAGGCAAGCTTCATCCAAACAAAGCCGCGGACCGTCTCTGGGTGACTGAGCTTTTGATCCGCGCCTTGGATCTGGAGGATGAAGCTTATGCAAATCGCAATGCTGAGCTGAACTTTAAGGACAGCCGTGCGATTCCGAAGGACAAGGTCGGCGTGGTCAAAGTTGCTGTGGACCGCGGTATCATCACCGGCTATTCGGATCGTACGTTCCGCCCGAACCAAGCGGTGAAGCGGGCTGAGCTGGCAGCGATGCTGGAGCGGGCAGAAGCGCTGCTTGAGGATGAGGAAGATGATACGGATGCCAGCGGTGTGATCGAAGAGATCAATAATCTGACGCTGGTGCTGCGCAAGAACGGTCAGCTCCAAGCTTACGCCCTTGATCCTCAGACCTTCGTCTTCCGTGAAGGAGAGAAGGGCACGATCTATGACCTGAAGGTCGGCGATACGGTATTCGTCCGCACTTATAATAATCTGGTTATCTTCATTGAGGTGGTAAAACCGGCGAAGGATGAAGTGAAGCCGTTTACGGCAACGGGATATTTCCATTCCCTGGCGTTTAATGAAAACGGCAGAATCGCCAGCATCACGATCACCGAAACGCTGAACAGCAGCAGACAAGTGAAGTATGACGTTGCTGAAGATGTAGTCATCGAAGGCAATGTCAATGAGCTCAAACAAGGCCGGCTGATCCATCTGTCCGGTGAGAACCAAGTCGTCAAGAAGATCACCATCGGCGACTTCGGATTCCAACTGCAAGGAGAGCTGGAATACTTACTGCTGAATTCCAACGGTCAGCTGGCGACGATCGCCATTCGCCATGAGGTAAACGGCAAAGAACAAGTCTCCATCTACAGCGTATCCCCGGATGTACGCATCACCGGCAATCTGAATGCGATCGTAGAAGGTCAGAAGATCACGGTGTATGGTACACAGCAAGTGGTCACGGAGATCAAGATCGGCTGA
- a CDS encoding glycosyltransferase family 4 protein, protein MEIAVICPGQHAAASERSSSVERVAAEMSRRLPASYRVTIYSRRLQGTLHHEKIGNVIHRRICADSRSSYIQQVLRCLREQPPDLIQIENRPFLVKQFRRRFPRIPLLLSLHSTTFVQPRTYGREAIRFCLKQASRIIVNSAYLAAWLQHQYRQKPNHLHICHPGTDVQRFMSKYTPQGAEQAQLLREELGYEKKKIVLYMGRLVPIKGVHHLLDVWPQVIAEHDDAVLVICGSAKYGSDRLTPYVRKLHLAGNRMPRHVRFVPYVPHSVVPAWYQAADVVVTPSAEQEAFGLVNAEALACATPVVSTRTGGIVEVIQHGVNGWLIEPRQLSKRLGPVLNKLLDDGTLRERYGRDGAAWIRQRYTWEHTAGKYAELYERYASVRSGR, encoded by the coding sequence ATGGAAATCGCCGTTATCTGTCCAGGTCAGCATGCAGCAGCCAGCGAGCGCAGCAGTTCGGTGGAACGAGTGGCTGCAGAGATGAGCCGCAGATTGCCCGCTTCCTATCGGGTAACCATTTACAGTCGGAGATTGCAGGGAACGCTCCATCACGAAAAGATCGGCAATGTCATCCATCGGCGGATCTGCGCCGACAGCCGTTCCTCCTATATCCAACAAGTACTGCGTTGTTTGCGTGAGCAACCGCCGGATCTCATCCAGATCGAAAACCGTCCCTTCCTCGTTAAGCAGTTTCGCCGCCGTTTTCCCCGTATACCGCTTCTCTTGTCCCTTCATTCCACCACTTTCGTACAGCCTCGCACCTATGGCCGGGAGGCGATTCGCTTCTGTTTGAAACAGGCAAGCCGCATCATCGTGAACAGCGCATATCTTGCTGCATGGCTGCAGCATCAATATCGCCAGAAGCCTAATCATCTCCATATCTGCCATCCGGGGACGGATGTACAGCGCTTCATGAGCAAATATACACCGCAAGGTGCAGAGCAGGCCCAGTTGTTAAGGGAAGAACTGGGCTACGAGAAGAAGAAGATCGTGCTGTATATGGGGCGGCTGGTGCCCATCAAAGGCGTTCACCATCTGCTAGACGTATGGCCGCAGGTGATCGCGGAACATGATGATGCCGTGCTGGTGATCTGCGGCAGCGCAAAGTATGGCTCGGATCGGCTCACCCCATATGTGCGGAAGCTTCACCTTGCAGGCAACCGCATGCCTCGCCATGTGCGGTTCGTCCCCTATGTTCCCCATTCGGTGGTGCCGGCCTGGTATCAAGCTGCTGATGTGGTGGTGACGCCGTCGGCGGAACAAGAAGCCTTCGGTTTGGTCAATGCAGAGGCACTGGCCTGTGCGACGCCCGTCGTCTCGACACGTACAGGGGGGATCGTGGAAGTTATCCAACATGGGGTGAATGGCTGGTTGATCGAGCCGAGACAATTGAGCAAACGGCTGGGCCCGGTACTCAACAAACTGCTGGACGATGGGACGCTGAGGGAACGGTATGGGCGGGACGGTGCAGCCTGGATCAGGCAGCGTTATACCTGGGAACACACTGCCGGGAAATATGCGGAACTGTATGAGAGGTATGCATCGGTGCGCAGCGGCCGCTAG
- a CDS encoding glycosyltransferase family 2 protein, which yields MDKRLSVIIPVWNEKATIAAVIRECFKLDPAAEVIVVANGTKDGSREIAQREGAVVITIPYPLGHDVGRSVGARRAAGDLLLFLDGDMVIPAAQLAPFIAELHRGADIVLNAYNGPVGVKHAHDVVVAKHVLNAALNRPDLEGWSLSTVPHAMTREAALRIGIEHLAVPPLAHAMAVHMGLKIAAAPRVPVGKLNPLRSHRRNGDPTGRMMLGDHLEALDWLLQRTNPRGLRHDYGRRRDEVRG from the coding sequence ATGGACAAACGCTTATCGGTGATCATCCCCGTATGGAACGAGAAGGCAACGATCGCCGCTGTTATTCGTGAATGCTTCAAACTCGACCCCGCTGCCGAGGTTATCGTCGTCGCTAACGGCACGAAGGATGGCAGCAGAGAGATTGCTCAGCGGGAAGGTGCAGTCGTGATCACTATCCCTTATCCGCTCGGCCATGATGTTGGCCGCAGTGTGGGGGCCCGCCGGGCAGCCGGTGATCTGCTCTTATTCCTGGATGGTGATATGGTGATCCCGGCTGCTCAGCTTGCGCCGTTCATCGCAGAACTCCATCGAGGAGCCGATATCGTGTTGAATGCTTACAATGGTCCCGTCGGCGTGAAGCATGCGCACGATGTGGTTGTAGCCAAACACGTGCTGAATGCGGCCCTTAACCGGCCGGATCTTGAGGGCTGGTCCCTGAGCACCGTGCCGCATGCGATGACCCGGGAAGCAGCGCTGCGGATCGGCATCGAGCATCTGGCAGTGCCGCCCCTGGCCCATGCGATGGCCGTCCATATGGGGCTGAAGATCGCAGCGGCGCCGAGGGTTCCTGTAGGCAAGCTGAACCCGCTGCGCAGTCATCGGCGCAACGGTGATCCGACGGGACGGATGATGCTGGGCGATCATCTGGAGGCCTTAGACTGGCTGTTACAACGAACGAATCCGCGCGGGCTCAGGCATGATTACGGCAGGCGGAGAGACGAGGTGAGAGGATGA
- a CDS encoding Cof-type HAD-IIB family hydrolase — protein MYKLIAIDIDDTLITDDKQITPGTADAIRRAVDRGVHVTLATGRMFASAQAIAKQLQLNVPIITYQGSLIKTALDEQVIYERHVPQEIAAALFDYCDQHDLHIQAYHNDQLFAKKINQKLLDYCANSDVPYTIEPDLKRLSSLPQTKLIIIDDPEVLDELKPKFEARFGDRVHITKSKPNFLEFIHPEGTKGHALKVLAEQLGCPLESVIAIGDSWNDREMLEAAGLGIAMGNAVPALKELADYITLSNNDEGVKHAIEKFVLI, from the coding sequence ATGTATAAATTGATCGCGATCGATATCGATGACACGCTCATCACCGATGATAAACAAATCACTCCAGGAACTGCCGACGCCATACGCCGAGCTGTGGACAGGGGCGTGCATGTGACGTTAGCGACCGGCAGGATGTTCGCTTCGGCGCAAGCGATCGCTAAGCAGCTGCAGCTGAATGTACCGATCATCACCTATCAAGGTTCCCTGATCAAGACCGCCCTGGACGAACAGGTCATCTATGAACGCCATGTTCCCCAGGAGATCGCTGCCGCGCTGTTCGATTATTGTGATCAACACGATCTGCATATTCAAGCATACCACAATGATCAATTATTTGCCAAAAAGATCAATCAAAAACTTCTCGATTATTGTGCCAACTCCGATGTTCCCTATACGATCGAACCCGATCTGAAGAGGCTCAGCAGTCTCCCCCAGACCAAACTGATCATCATCGACGACCCTGAGGTGCTCGATGAGCTGAAACCGAAATTCGAAGCCCGGTTTGGTGATCGCGTGCATATCACCAAGTCCAAGCCGAATTTCCTCGAATTCATCCATCCAGAGGGCACGAAGGGGCATGCGCTGAAGGTGCTTGCTGAGCAGCTTGGCTGTCCGCTGGAATCCGTGATCGCCATCGGCGACAGCTGGAATGACCGGGAGATGCTGGAGGCGGCCGGTCTGGGCATCGCCATGGGCAACGCGGTGCCGGCGCTCAAAGAATTGGCGGATTATATCACTTTATCGAACAATGATGAAGGCGTCAAACACGCCATTGAGAAATTCGTGCTCATCTAA
- the lepB gene encoding signal peptidase I — translation MRNLSKTIKEWGISLIIALALVYLIFTFIAQPVKVPTGSMEPTVMTDDLLIMEKVTRWWRPYEFGDILVFYHDPDNLGGDLYLKRLIGLPGDTIEVRDGKLIRNGEPVVEPYLNSLLMNGTFGPVTVPEGHYFFMGDNRNLSHDSRRWVNPFVPIDQVKGRAFFRYMPLTRFGLIE, via the coding sequence ATGCGCAACCTGAGCAAGACGATTAAAGAATGGGGCATCAGTCTGATCATCGCCTTAGCGCTTGTCTATCTGATCTTCACCTTCATCGCCCAGCCGGTGAAAGTCCCGACGGGTTCGATGGAACCGACGGTGATGACGGATGATCTGCTCATCATGGAGAAGGTCACCAGATGGTGGCGGCCTTATGAGTTCGGAGATATCCTCGTCTTCTATCATGATCCGGACAACTTGGGAGGGGACTTGTATCTGAAGCGGCTCATCGGGCTGCCCGGGGATACGATCGAAGTGCGGGACGGCAAGCTGATTCGCAACGGCGAGCCCGTCGTTGAACCCTATCTGAACAGTCTGCTGATGAATGGAACCTTCGGTCCGGTTACGGTGCCGGAGGGGCACTATTTCTTCATGGGGGATAACCGCAATCTAAGCCATGATTCACGCCGCTGGGTGAATCCCTTCGTGCCGATCGATCAGGTCAAGGGCAGGGCGTTCTTCCGCTATATGCCGCTGACTCGTTTCGGTTTGATCGAATAG